Genomic DNA from Drosophila willistoni isolate 14030-0811.24 unplaced genomic scaffold, UCI_dwil_1.1 Seg492, whole genome shotgun sequence:
ATGATTTTGGAAAAGTTCTCCACCACCAACTTGGTGTCATTCTTTTTGTCTatgtcgctctctctctctctgccgaCCGTTGCCTTTAACAACCGCTGTTTAAATTCAAACGCATCTGTAAAGATTAATATTAAGAGTATATGTGCAAGTACATTTAGGACCTATTCTTACCGCAGTGTGTCCTTCTCGGCTTACACAACAAGAGAGAAAGAACATGCGGAAGCTAAACTTGAATTTCATATTTCACAGTATGGCCATATTCATCAAGCGccaaaaaacttaaatataaaatactaGATACTAACAGCTATAGCTAGACGGTGACTGTCACCCCGCTGCTAATTATTCGGTGATCAATTCCCGTCCCGCGACATCCCCTCCCCCGTGAAGCGACTGCATCACATCTAGGACCGCTAGTCTGGAGACGGGACGTGTTACCCTGTGAACCCTATTTCCATCGGCGACTCTTACAGCTGCTCGCCGAGGTATCCCATCTGATCCGGTGTATACCTCCTCGACTATACCCGTGCTCCATTCTCGTCGTGGTGTTGCAGGGTCACAGATGTAGACGACATCATCCTTTCTGATTGGCTGGGTGCGCGCGCACCATTTCTCGCGACGCACGAGGGTCGGTAGGTATTCATGAACCCACCGCTTCCAGAACCGGTCCCTCAGTAGTCGTGCCATGCGCCAATGCTTCCTGGTTTCACACGGTTTAGGCAACTCTTCACTCTCCGCGGGTGTATCAGGAATGTTGGACGTCCCCTTCAGTAGGTCATTGGGCGTCAAAGGTGCCTCTTGATCGACTGAAATTGGCATATGGGTTAGCGGCCTTGAGTTCACAATGTTCTCGGCCTCAATGAGCAAGCTTTGCAATACGTGTTCCTTCGGGGCCACATCCTTTACTGTATGAGCCAATACCCGTTTTACGCATCGGACCATCCTCTCCCAGACTCCTCCCTCCGCGGGGTTGAGAGGGCAGTTAAAAATCCACTCCACACAACGGGTAGCAAGCTCGTCCTGGATCTTGTCTGCTTCAAAAACGTCGGTAAACCGTTTGGCTTCCCTGTCTGCGCCGATGAAATTCTTCCCATTGTCACTACGCAGCTTTGTTACTGGTCCTCGGCGGCACATAAAATTCCTCATCGCAAGTATGCAGGAGTCTGTTGACAAATCGTGGGCTAGCTCCAGGTGAATTGCTCTAGTTCTTAAACAGGTGAATAGAGCCACCCACCTCTTCTCTTGGCGTCGACCCACCGTCACAAGTAGTGGTCCGAAATAGTCTAAACCAGTGTACTCAAATGGCCATCCACCCGGTTTTAGGCGATCTTCAGGCAACGGACCCATTAAAGGTGGGGTTGGGGTTGCACGCTGGAGTTTGCACACACCACAGTTCCGGATAACCCGCTGCAGTACCCGCCGCACTTTCGTTATCCAGAACCCCATGCGGATCTCGGTGATAGTTGCGTTTACATTCTGATGTTTCATCCTTACATGGTAGTGACGAACGATCAAATCCGTCAGTGGGTGCCTATGCGTGAGAATGATGGGCCTTCTCGCCCCATACGGTAAACACAGGGCCGCATTGATTCTCCCAGATGCGCGTAGAATCGCTAAGTCGTCAAGGTAGGGTAGCAGTCCCTTCAGCTCACTCGTCGGCTGGACTGGTCTGTTTGCATATAGGCGATGCAACTCGTCTGGGAACGCTTCCCTTTGAGCAACACGAACTAAGACGAGTTCGGCTTCCGCACATTCGGCAATCCATATTTTCCATGTTCGTGCTGCTGACGACGGCACCGACACACGAATCGGAGAACCCAAGTCATAATCCTGAACAGTCGGTTGTACTCCAAGAATCTCTGAAATTGTATAAATTCGTCGTTAGCAACAACCAAGGCAAACTCACACGGTGACTCTTTGACGTCAGCTGCAACCTCGATGTCTGTCAGATCGGTAGTTGATTGGGGCCACAAATCTTGCGGCTGCTGTAGGAATTTAGGCCCACACATCCATCGCGATTTCTGGCTAAAGTCAACTTGCCCTTGTGGCCTCGTCGCTTCATCCGCCACGTTGTCCGCGGTAGGGACCCATCTCCACTGGGAAGCATCTGTGGATTCTAAGATTTCTGTGACTCTGTTACCGACGAACTGCTTATAACGTCTATGAGTGCTGCATATCCAACGCAGCACCGTTTTCCAGCGCATTTCGTTTTACCACAAACGAAACTCACTTGTACATCCCCATTTTGGTAGGTGGCCCTCCAGTAGGCCACAGCCGCGTACGCCGACTCACTGGCGTCAGTGAAGACATGTAATTGTATTGACTTCACCATTTCTGATCCAAAGTAGTGACGCGGGCATCGGAACAGACCCACTCCTTCTAGCTGATGGCGCCATTTCTGGAAGGCGCTGTTGAGTTCTTTTGGCAACGGTTCATCCCATAAAACATTCCTTCTCCAAATCTCGCGTAATAATAACTTGCCGGTAATGGTGA
This window encodes:
- the LOC124461458 gene encoding uncharacterized protein LOC124461458; this encodes MKHQNVNATITEIRMGFWITKVRRVLQRVIRNCGVCKLQRATPTPPLMGPLPEDRLKPGGWPFEYTGLDYFGPLLVTVGRRQEKRWVALFTCLRTRAIHLELAHDLSTDSCILAMRNFMCRRGPVTKLRSDNGKNFIGADREAKRFTDVFEADKIQDELATRCVEWIFNCPLNPAEGGVWERMVRCVKRVLAHTVKDVAPKEHVLQSLLIEAENIVNSRPLTHMPISVDQEAPLTPNDLLKGTSNIPDTPAESEELPKPCETRKHWRMARLLRDRFWKRWVHEYLPTLVRREKWCARTQPIRKDDVVYICDPATPRREWSTGIVEEVYTGSDGIPRRAAVRVADGNRVHRVTRPVSRLAVLDVMQSLHGGGDVAGRELITE